TCAAATGATCACTTCTAATTCTAAAACCATATACTGAAATTAGAATTGGTATTTTCTATTCGGATGCCGTGAAATTTCAGAAGccaaatttgattttcacGTTCTGAGGCTTGACACTTTTTAGTTCCCCAACACTTTTTTCCGATATTCCGGGTCTCGGGATATTTACCGGTCCTGAGGACTAATAGACTAGCAAGAAActggagaagaaaattttacACTCGGTAAACAAACCGAGGGGCAGAGGGGAGCAAAGCAAATTTCTGGCGAATCAGCACAAGAGGTGggaatcaaaaaaaagctaatTCAACTCCCCTTGATTTTAGAACAAGAAATATTTAGATTTAAATATGTGTACTTTTGCACGTAAATCTAAATTGTCACAAATCACAGCtgttctcttcttttgaaattaCCCAGGACCTTTACattcttttatattttgaatttaatCGAACGCTAAATTTCTGTGGGCTACTGACAGGAAAGGTATATTCACAGAATGCCGTCAGAATACCCCCAAGGatcattgaaaaagatacaCAGGGTCAGCGAGACTACACAGAGaacagatgatataacagATATACAATTTTCGCCAGATTTTGGTACAAGGATTGAACCTTTTCCAGATGAGGACACGACCTCAACAGTGATGGTGCTGGAAAATGAGAAGCCATCACTGAtggttttatttttaaccTTTTTGGCTTCCATCTCTGGTTTTATGTTTGGATATGACACCGGTtatatttcatctgcatTGGTGTCTATCGGGGACAGTTTCGGCAAAACATTGTCATATGGTAATGAACAATTCATTACGGCTGCCACTTCACTTGGTGCCTTGATTACCGCCATTATATCTGGATTAATCGTTGACTATTTTGGCAGGAAGCCAGTTTTAATGGTTTCTAACATCTTATTTGTTATTGGCAGTGTTATTCAATGTGCTTCACATAATGTGTGGACAATGATAATTGGAAGGTTGATAATGGGTTTTGGTGTTGGAACTGGATCATTGATTGCCCCTCTTTATATTTCCGAATTAGCTCCAAGCACATTTAGGGGTAGATTAGTTGTGCTTAATGTTCTTGGAATCACAGGGGGCCAACTTATTGCATATGCCATTGGTGCAGGATTAGATTCAGTGCATAATGGCTGGAGAATAGTGGTTGGCATATCTATTATTCCTCCGGTGATCCAATTTGCttcatttctcttcttacCGGATACACCTAGGTTTTTGGTGATGAAAGGAAAATTCGATCTTGCAGCCAAGGTCATCAACAGGATTTATAACGGTGCAACACCTGAATtagtggaagaaaaaatacgGGAATTGCAGATCGCTAATTCAGAGATTCCTGGTAGAAGTGTACTTCAAAGGTATAAATATTCTCTCATTAAGATTCACACAGTTCCATCTAATTTCAGGGCATTGTTTCTTGCCTGTGCCCTTCAAGCTATTCAACAGTTTACAGGTTTCAACTCTTTAATGTATTTCTCTGCCACAATATTTAAGGCGATCGGCTTCAACAACTCTACAGCCGTGTCAATTATTGTTGCAGGAACAAACTTTGTTGTCACCTTActtgcattttttgttatcgATCGTGTTGGACGGAGGCGGATGCTATTACTTTCGCTCCCATTAATGAtgattttccttattttgtGTGCTGTCgcatttcattttattgatATACACTTTGAAAATCATTCCGCATATGTTAATGGCTCAGTCTCCAAATGGGGGATTGTTGTTGTCATCGCAATGATTCTTTATACCGCTTCTTATGCAATTGGAATTGGCAATGTTCCTTGGCAGCAATCTGAACTATTCCCACAGTCTGTTCGGGGACTTGGAACATCATTTTCTACGGCAACGAATTGGGCTGGATCACTCGTTATTTCGGCCACTTTCTTAACAATGTTGGAAAATATTACGCCCACCGGTACCTTCGCTTTATTTGCTGTACTTTCAGCATTGTCGTTTGTTTTGGTGTACTTCTGTTACCCAGAGCTTTCAAACCTAAGTTtggaagaagttgaaatGGTTCTTACGGGAGGTTTTAATATTAAAGCCTCTGAGAAACTtgcaaagaagagaaagagacaACGGATCaacaataaaatgaaagacCAGGATAAGCCAAGCACCCAAATCAATGCTGCATGAGTCTGATTTTATAGTAATTAGACGCAtgcacttttttctttttttgaagaatagctatatttatatttaaataataataataataatgaaggTAATATTATATCTAGTGTAAACCGAACTAGCATCCAACATCAGATAACTCTTCCAAGCCATTTTCCCTACAATTTTTATAGCCACTTCGAATATCAAAAACTTTCATAACTTCAGATGAAAAcgatgagaagaaaaattggCGCCGAAAAGCCAGCAGTTCTAGTACTTGTTGAATTTACTTATGAAATATTGTAGATGCTGAAATGCCCACATACGAAGCCATATAAAATATTGTGGTAATTCAAGCTCAATTATTGAACCAAGACCACACcaagaaatttaaaataaaaagatacCATTAATAGCATCCAAAAACAAAGTGAATGCAGGTAGGTTTAGGAATCTGTTCTATGAATTGTGGACATTACGAGAAATAATGAACGAGAGAGGATTCTCAAAATCCtgaaaattgttgattAGCCATTTAAGAAGACCAATTTACTTCACATATTTCATATTACTAATTGGATGCTATTAAGGTTCAGAGGAGAAATTATCAAAgtattaaaataaaagagtAAAATATCAAACACCTGAGTTTAACAGTAAGGTATTAAGGTGAAAGCCACCTATGTCAACAGGTCTACATGTCATGTATATTAGCGTTGAATATATAATAATTAGGGCTTATTTTAAACTACTCAGGCGCGACTATCGACGTGTATCTTACCAATTATATGAATTGTCAGTGTGCCTTGTAACTATTATATACGAACAAAGCAGATCTACCGTAATGCGGGAGCAAAATTTCGGCGGTATCCGTGTTCGATATAATTAGTAATAAGGACCGGtgtaaatttatttcacaatAGGGAAAATAACAATAGCACTCCTATGTTACCGTTTAAATGATTGCGGTTTAAATTCATCCCAAATCGTATAAAGAGGGATGTTATTTCGGAAGCAGATTCAGCTGTGGAAAACCAATAAATAGATGTTTGTCAATTTACCGATATCGTATTTCTTATCgttttgttgttgaagaacAGGCAAGTTGTATCAGTCATGACAGACCAAGGAACGTGCTACTTATTGCTTCCATCGCCAAGGAACTCACTCCTTCCAGATTTAGCGCACTATCTAGGCTTAAATATTACTTTTAAGGACAACAAAGATCCTCATTATCTTGAAACTTTTCCCCTTCATAGAGCTCCATCATTTGAATCAAAGGATGGATTTAAACTACATGAAGCAATGACAATATTAAAATACTTTATATCGCTTCGGCCGGTGGATTGCAAGTACAATTTCTTTGGACACAGCAAGCGGGAAGAAGCTCAAGTTTGGCAATGGGTATCATTCACAAACTCAGATTGTATAGTTGCATTAGTTGATTATCTTGATAAGCCAATGACTccagaaggaaagaaagcagcATGGAAGTGGTCCGAACAAAATGCGCAAGAGTTCGAGAGACAACTAGAAACGACTCCCTATCTCGTTGGATCCGAAAAAACCTTAGCAGATATTTACGGTGTCCAACTCTTCATATGGGGTTTTCAGGTTTGTTGGTATAAAGATTGGTTGGCAAAACATCCAGCCATTGAAAAGTGGTTCCGGAAAATCGTTGACAACGATGAAATTGTGTCTCGGACATACAAAGGCTTTGGACCCGAAAAATGATGTGCGGGTGAAGTTGTGAATATTATTGTTGCTATAGTTGTTACTGTTATTAATAAATTATGATTGACTTATTATTAATTTTGAGCTTTTCATAGGTTCCTCCTACTTTGAGGACATAGTGCTAGAGCGTACGCAGTCTCATAAGAGATCGAATGTTTGCTGGATTACCGATCTTGACGCGAAACGCGACTTCctgatttttatttttattttttttttaacttcATCTTGTTTGTATTAATCAATTTCACGTTAAGAGATCCAAGTACATAACTCAAAACACGGGAAATTATCACAGTAAATTTGGGTGAAATCTAGCATGTCATTTATACCACATCTTAGGCGGCCAATTGGAACGAAAGTTAAAGGCTCAGAGGATCATGTTCGGTTTGCCGATGAACCTGAAACGAGATATAGTAGGACTGGAAGACACCCAACTAGATTGACAAGACACGAAAAAGAAgccagaaaagaagacgCTTTGAGGTTTCTTCGCCGACGCAATGAAGATCTGGATGGATTAATGGATAATGGTGGCATATCTAGGAGGCTTCGAACATCATCATACGCAATAGATCATCCAATACACAGGGACAGGGACCTCAACAAACGTACATATGAATTAATGAGAGAATCACCAATAAGGCGGATACCAAATCCACAGAGCTTGAACAATGATAATGTTCTACGTAGTGTACGGAAAGAGGCAAGTTCAAACCTTccaatattaaataataGGAAGTTCACGACCTCCACCACAGAAAGTCCACGGAAGAGACACAGAGGATTACTGGATTCCTTATCTTCAGTTGGATCTCGATTACTCAATGCTGCATTGTTTAATGAGAGGAAGGAAGACAGAAAAATGAGGGATAATGATAGGAATATCAATACTGACAGCCTAGTTGAGAAATGGGATAAGGAAGAGTTGAAACGCATTAATGCTAATAATGAGCTTGAACGACAAATAAggcagaaaagaagattatTGGAACAACTGAATTCAAGTATAAGAAGATCTGAGTGGAAGGACCAAGACACACCCACGCGGGATGAGTTTAATAAGTATGATCTTGAAGCTAAAATGGACAAACTAGAAAACGCTATTAAAACTTTACATGGTAGTAcgtcaaaagaagatgttcTAAAAGAATTAGGGGCAATTAGACAAGAACTTTTAGGCATGAAAAGTAGACAAGAAAGCAATAATATGAAGTTTGAGTCGAGAATGGAAGAATTACAGCTAGAGGCCCAGTTAAATCTAAGAAGGTACAAGAAGATGCTGGAGGATCTAGGAcggaaaagaaatgaaatagagaagcagaaagatgaaatgaTTAAAATGTTAAGGAAAGCAGttaggaagaagaggaaaagaagagaggtTAGTGATAGTGGAAgcgaggaagaagaagaggaagaagatgacgATTATGACTTCCCTGCCGGTAGCAAAAGCCGTGATTACGATAAGGATAATATAGATTTGAGCAGTGATTCAGATTCGATCTCCGAGTTCGAGAACGAAAAATCGCCTAAACATACTTCAAAGTTGTCACCAACTCACACAAGGGGccgaaaaagaagaaagacaaCCTCGAGTTCGATTCGATCTAaactaaataaaataacgaagagAATGAAGAGTATGGAACATGACGTTAGCAATAACAGGCATCAGGCCAAAAAATTACAGGAGGAAATTTAGAAACGGTGCTCCTTTCAATTGAATAGATATGCACATATTTAACGAACGACTGTAGGGACAATTGGTAAACATCTCCATCGGATGAAAAGCTGACAATTTGCTTAAGTTGTCTTCTCAAGATGTACTAAGACATTTATTGGCAAAGTTGAATTGACCCGTCGATGAATaagtaaaagaataaataatacCTTTTCGAAACTGCTTCTTTCAAAGTATGAAGCAGCATCAATGCTAATTCACAGCAATAATAAAGTCTGGATTTTCCTCTGAAAGTTTAGCAATTAGCTCAGCCTGCTCTATAAGAATCCCGATTAGattaatttgaatttgtATGCTTTaagtagaaaaaaagggaatatttggatgaaaaattcagaTTAGGCATCAGTCGagtcaatttttttttacgaAGCCCTGATGAAATGATGAATGCGGTACGTGGTAGCTGCGGTGCATTGTATTTTCTGCGATTTGTAAAATTTATCGCGATGATGGTTTTCTGCACTGATGCGTAAGTAAACCACGGTGTgtgaataaatttctttcagtTGGTATGCTgcccaattttttttttatttatcctTGCAAGTACATATTATTAGTCGCGGCTGGCCATCTACAAATTTTGGGCGGCCCTATTATCTGGGTTGTTTATGTATGCCGACCTGCTATTGTTGGAATGGCATGGGGGCAGTTAGTTGCTCTCGTGTTTTCCCTGGTGCCCAGACGCACCCACAACATTTGTACCGAAAATGTTTTTGGAGCGTAATATTTTTACTAACATACCTAAAATTCCGTTGCCACTAATTTAACttaaaatttcatttcGATAAACATACCGTCTCTGATCGGAAATCCAAcgtaaattttattttagatCTCGCCtttgtctttctttttctagGCACAGAGTGAAGTTAAGCAACACGATCCGAACTCGCTTTTAAAAGTTGGAGCCAAGCctatcttcttcatatACTCTCGTGATTCACATTCTGCACAAGTGTGTGACATTCGACTGTTTGATCTATACCAACGTTACAGCTCATACAGCCTCGTTACTCAGGTTAGTTTTCACATTCTTTTCGTTCCGGCGAGTTTAATACTTGGAAATAGGGCACGATGAGATTTGGTTGCCTCGTGCAAGCTTGTGCACTATTTATTGCAAGTGCCCAAACTGCAAATGCTGCAGTAGTGGATACAGATACCACCAccacagcagcagcagcagcagcagcagttACAACAGATACGGCTGCAACAACTACAGCAGCAGCTGCAGCTGCAGCTGCCGCCGCTGCTACAACTACAAATACGGTAAACACCTTGCCAACTACTACAACTGCAGCAACAGCAGTTACAACAGCAGACACTACAGACACAGCAAATACATTGACAAATGCTGCTACAACACCAACAACTACAACTACTACGccggcagcagcagcagcagcagcagcagcggCAGctgcaacaacaacatCGGCTACAACAGATACAGATGCAGCAGCAGTAGCAGCAACAACgacagcagcagcagcagcagcaactACAACCCCACTTACAGTTGACACTGACGAAACTACAGATGACACCGCTACAGATACGGATACAACGTCAAGTGAATCGAAAACTCTAGTTTGGGTTACGATTACGGAACAGGGGGGTGCTACTACGGCCATCCAAACTGCATACACGCAGAAGTTTGTGAGTATGTACTCCACACTCAACACCCCATCATCTGGCGTCATTGGTCTTGGCACCATCAAGGGTACTGTGGGTGCACTCAAGCAATATAAGACGGTTACCATATCCGTTTCGGAAGCCGACAATGATTAGGCTGGTTGTCAAAACACGCGAGACCTCTgacttcattttcattttcattttctctttcgcatttgtattttccattcccattctttctcttcctgCGCTTTGCGTTTATATTACAAACTGTACTGCTAAtctataatttttatttctttgctATTGGCTTCGTGaatgtatttgaaaaataaccGGCCCGACTTTATCGCGGGATGCCCAAACTCAGTCGATCGTCCGATTATCCTATATTGCTCCAAATTtatacaataaaaaaaaaaaatttaattaatTGGCCCTAATTGCCATATCAGTCTCGATGACGGGCCCCTTCCATCTGTATATAATCGGTATCGATGCAAGAAGACTGCTCGGCCATTTTGCTTTATCCAGATAGGTGGCCTCATTGAATAAGAGGCTTTAGATAAGGAAAcaatatatcattttttttttctctccatTCAATCTGACTACAGCTCTAATGAATACTGATCATCCAGACGCACACAAACCTGTACAGGATAGGTTGAAGACAGATCATGAACCACCAGGAATTGATGTCGTCAAGAAAGATGCTGATATTAACATTGATGTCAGGTCTCTCGAATACATTTTGACCTATGAGCATCTTATATGCCCAATTTGCAAAACACCATTTATCAACCCATACACAACCACCTGTGGTCACACCTTCTGCAGGAGTTGTCTATTTGAAGCTCTTAGGTCTCCTCTCGGGTGTAGATGTCCATTGGATCGTATTCCACTTCATGTGAATGACAGACTTTTACACAATGATGACTTTTCCAATGTAACATCATACGCACAACAAAACGATGATAATTCCTCTAGTATCAACTCGGATGACGTCAGGAACGATGACGAAGATGTGGGAAGTGCTGCAGATAATGATATATTCCCAGCTCCTATAATAATTTCAAACATAGCGGATGATTTGAAGGTGTGGTGCATTAATAGAAAGCGAGGATGTACGTGGACTGGACCAAGGTGGGAAATAAGGACACATGTCTTGAAAAGCTGCCTTTATACTAGAATCATTTGTGGAAGAAAGGGACGCGATGGTAAGCCATGTAAGAAATTATGCGAAAGAAGATTTCTCACCGGTAACAGCGGGGATGATGCTAGCAATCATGAAAGCAATGATACACAAAAGGAACTGAGTTGCCCGCATGTAGAGCATCCCTGCAAATTTTGCAAGAAAATGATAAGCACAGTCGATTTGGAATGGCAtttaaataatgaatgtACACGGAACGTCAAATGCTGCCATGGGTGCAATCTGGAATTTCCTGTGAAGACATTTCAGGCTCATGAAAAGTATTGTGAAAAGTTGCATGTAAGATGCCCTGGATCCAGATTTGGCTGTACATGGAAAGGAAGTCGAGAGTTACTACTGAAAGTTCATCGACAGGAGTGCATATTTATAAAGTTGTCAGGGTATTTGGAGAgtcaagaagaaaaattgaaaacgATTTCTACAGAAAATGCATTCCTAAAGACTGAAATgtcaaatattttggattCTGTTATTCAAGGCCGGGTGAAAAACCTTGGATTTCAGATGGACATGGAAGAGATTTCTTCTGACTCAGAGAGGTTAGCAGAACTTAATTTTAAAGATAACATTAACGATGAGGGTTCCGGACTCcgttttgattttgaaaagcttcGGCTAGGGACACAACGTGCTAAAAGAGCATTGAAAGAACTTGAACTGAgcaaaaagataataaCGGATTTGGCCGTTGATAATTATCAAATAAAGGAAGAACTTAAGAATCAGAAAATTGCTATGAATACTATTCATCAGCAACTTCAATTTGTGCTTATGGACAGAAAAAGATTAGATAACAGGATTACCAAGCTGGGATCCGAATCAAACTTGACAAATGTGGATTTGCCCGGAAGCAAGCTCAGCAATAAGTTATAGGATTATATACTACATCATGAAAATGAACAATACTTAAGCTTTATGTAGGTGCCACCGTCTGTTTAAGGATTGACTTATCCTTAAGATAAAAAAGGTTaacgagaaaaaaaaaaaaaaaaattcccaATTAAATAAGATGCACTTTTTTGTACTGCTCAAACCGAAAGAGCTTTAAATTGGACTACATTTCTTTGTGCTTTCCATAATGTGCTGCTTTCTTTAGCAAAAGCTATCTGGTCACAAAATGAATGAAcataatgatgatgaactcCTTCTAGTAGAAAAGCATACAAATTACATCAAAGACTTATTCCGAAAGCCCGTGTACCTTGAACATTGGATGGCCGATCATTTAAAGATGAATGCATTATATTGGGGGATATGCGCTCTATTTCTAATGCATCAAGAGGATGCctttaaaaaggaagatgttgtttcttttattaTAAAGTGTTATGATAATAAATACGGAGGTTTTGGTTCTGCACCAAGACACGAAGCCCACATTCTCTCAACACTATCGGCTCTTCAGGTACTCAAGCTTTACGATTCATTAGATGCACTCAGTAAGGAGCAAAAGGATAAAACTATAAGCTTTATTAAAAGTCTACAGTTATCAGATGGTTCTTTTGAGGGCGATCGATTTGGTGAAGTGGATACTAGATTTGTTTATACCGCAATACAATCACTAGCAATTTTGGAGGAATTGGACAAATCGATCGTGGATCCAGCAGTAGATTTTATTCTAAAGTGTCAAAATTTTGATGGCTGCTTTGGAATGGTTCCTGGAGCCGAGTCACATGCTGCACAAGCATTCACTTGTCTAGGGACATTGGCTATATGCAATtcattaaataaaattaagaatCCTGAAGCTTTAGAATGGTGGCTAAGTGATAGACAAACAGCAAACGGTGGTCTCAATGGGCGCCCAGAAAAGTTACCGGATGTATGCTACAGCTGGTGGGTATTATCATGTCTTTCAATATTAAAGAAACTTGATTATATAGATGCCGAAAGCCTTGTTAAATTTATATTGAGAGCGCAAAACAGCGAAACCGGAGGGATTGCCGATCGACCGGGAAATGAATGTGATGTTTATCACACATTCTTTGGGATGGCAGGTTTAAGTTTAATGAAGAAGGGAGATCTTTTGCTTATTGATCCAATATACGGCTTACCTACAAATGTCACTAAGACGATAAAGAAATATCCGTATTAAGCCGATATGTATATAGAGTCCTGTGTAAACGATTAATcattaaattcaaaaaaaaaaaaaaaaaatgttgatcTATAACCCAAAGTGACATGCTGTTAAGAACTATCATTTAACTTTATTTCAATCAAGTTTAACTATGTATACAGCCACTTGATTTGAATGCCACAAAATGGCACCATACGTCTTCCAGTATATGTATAAACTGTTGTATCATAATAACTGCCGAAATTTTGACTTCCTTGTGGCTGGTCTGTACTCAAAAAAGCTGACTTTACCATCCTGTATAAACTTACCGGGATTTATGACATGACAGTTTTTGTATATGAGATCAAAAATAGGTGTAGTGGGGTCACAAATCACAAGAAGATCCGGAAGAGGGATGAGACTAAGAATTTGTGCATAATTCGATAATATTGGTCTGATTCTACTACTAAATGGTGACAAGGTGCCTTGATCAAGAAGAGTTTTGACCACCTTCCTGGATTGAATCTCATCAGGCTTCAGCTTCGGTTTCGTCACTCGATCTATCTCTAGTAGAAGGTCATCCCCCTTTTCAACGGTGCTatcagctttcttttcaagctcttcctttttaataTCGTTTAGTTTGTCCTTTGATAAATAGGTAATATCATTTCTTCGCAACCTACTTCCAATATCATCTCTGACAATGGTAATATCATGCGAGAGATAATTCATCTTGCATGGATTTGATGCCCAGTCAACATCTTTTACCCACCTTTTTAAACGCCGTCCAAACATGGCTGGAACCTTAAACTTAGGCCAAATAGAATTGGATCCTTTGGTAACCAAAGATGACCAAGGATCATTATCACCAGGCAAAATCGTAAAGTGAACTTTCCCACAAAGTTTTGGGAATCCTTGCAATATTGATGCAAATGAATCGAAGTATGATTTATATAGACTAGATGATGTAATgtaagaaaatgaagaactTTCTGTCACATCAAGTGGGCTGTCTATGAATGATCCCGGAAAGACAATGGAGATGATGTTGACATTCTGCTCATCGATCTCATTGGTCAATGTGGTGAACAATTTCTTGAGAGCCTCCAATACtttcaaattatttaaaAATATGTCACATCCaagaaatatcattttGTGTTCCGGAAATTCTCTCTCTATCATTGGAAGTCGTTTTTTCAAGCCAGTATCTATATGGCCATGCTTTGAATAAATACCATTGAAGTCAATATTCCCTAACGAATCGATTGAAACCTCTTGGAGTTCCGATGGGGGAGATGCCAATGCACTAACATAGAATTTTCCACTATTGGAATAAATTCCATCACAGATCACGTAATTTCCGGAAGTCACAAAGCAGTTTGTGGGGAAAATGCACTGAGACAACTCCAAAATAATAGTATCGGTATCATCTTGTAACTGCCATAGACCTGCGGAGCTGAGAGTCAAAATCccgaaaagaacaaaatgTTCACCATGGTGTCCTAGCAAATTCTTGATTGAGGTGATCTGTTGATTAGCCAtctgaggatgaaaagaacCAGTTATGGAATTCATAGAGCTAAATGTTCGTGGCTGGAAGTGATCATTTCTTAATAATCTGTCTTTGAGTATATGAAATCTATCCACATAGAAACTGATACTATCTTTAGACGTAGGAAGAGATATGCTATCATCTTGGGAGTTTTGAACGGGAAGAAAATATAGTTGCCTTCTACGTTCATCAAACCTGATTCGTTGAAATCTGGAAATGTCgacaattttgaaaaaatctGTCCAATCGATGGAGTCATCTAGCATTTGTAATTCTTGGTCAACTCTATTCTGActagaaagagaagaagctgGCTGTGTATCTTGTGTACTTTGCATAGAGTCACTAAAAACTTTAAATGATTTCCGAGTATTTCCAGGCAACTGACCTGAATTTCCAAAAGAGAGATCTCTAGATTTCAATTCTTTTGCATTTTGTTCGGAATCTATTTCCTTGATTATAACTTCGACACCGTCTCCGTTAAGAAACAATCCTCTATTTTGATCTTTCCATAACTTTCCAACACGTTCCAGAAAAGATACCGTTAACGGGCCTCTCCATTGATTCCCAAAATTACGCCCGATATAAGAACTTAATTTTTCTAAAGCATCTGATTGTATATTCAACCCAAATTTCTTAGTTAATGTTCTGTAAGCTATGGGCCTTAAATTAGATGGCCGTAATACAATCGGAAGGATAATTGGTTTATTCAAGTTCGCTGATTCCATTACCGATAGATCAATTCCAGAAACTTAACTGCAAATTCTtactttttaaaaaatgaaagaatacCACTCAGATCTGATTTATTGACAGGAAATACAGTTTTCATGCTTTATCCCTTACGCGTTTCCAAAAAACATGTTTCGTCAATTACTACTTTTTCACCGCTTCTCTGTTCAGTCAATGACATGAGTTTTACATCCCTACACAATTGGCcgaaaataatttagatTCGAGATTCGAGACTAGTAACATTTACAGCCCACGGATGGCTTGCATCTTATTGTtggcgaaaaaaaaaaatattttttccagAATTATATGAATAGGGCTTTAGGCTATTGTTTAAAAGCTGGAGTTGCATGAAAAATATCCGCAGAAAATGCCTGCGAGTTATATCAATTAGCGAacggtgaaaaaaaagtaatcgATCCTTAAATTTTT
This region of Brettanomyces bruxellensis chromosome 4, complete sequence genomic DNA includes:
- a CDS encoding uncharacterized protein (BUSCO:EOG09263G3M); translated protein: MNEHNDDELLLVEKHTNYIKDLFRKPVYLEHWMADHLKMNALYWGICALFLMHQEDAFKKEDVVSFIIKCYDNKYGGFGSAPRHEAHILSTLSALQVLKLYDSLDALSKEQKDKTISFIKSLQLSDGSFEGDRFGEVDTRFVYTAIQSLAILEELDKSIVDPAVDFILKCQNFDGCFGMVPGAESHAAQAFTCLGTLAICNSLNKIKNPEALEWWLSDRQTANGGLNGRPEKLPDVCYSWWVLSCLSILKKLDYIDAESLVKFILRAQNSETGGIADRPGNECDVYHTFFGMAGLSLMKKGDLLLIDPIYGLPTNVTKTIKKYPY
- the ITR1 gene encoding myo-inositol transporter itr1; this encodes MPSEYPQGSLKKIHRVSETTQRTDDITDIQFSPDFGTRIEPFPDEDTTSTVMVLENEKPSLMVLFLTFLASISGFMFGYDTGYISSALVSIGDSFGKTLSYGNEQFITAATSLGALITAIISGLIVDYFGRKPVLMVSNILFVIGSVIQCASHNVWTMIIGRLIMGFGVGTGSLIAPLYISELAPSTFRGRLVVLNVLGITGGQLIAYAIGAGLDSVHNGWRIVVGISIIPPVIQFASFLFLPDTPRFLVMKGKFDLAAKVINRIYNGATPELVEEKIRELQIANSEIPGRSVLQRYKYSLIKIHTVPSNFRALFLACALQAIQQFTGFNSLMYFSATIFKAIGFNNSTAVSIIVAGTNFVVTLLAFFVIDRVGRRRMLLLSLPLMMIFLILCAVAFHFIDIHFENHSAYVNGSVSKWGIVVVIAMILYTASYAIGIGNVPWQQSELFPQSVRGLGTSFSTATNWAGSLVISATFLTMLENITPTGTFALFAVLSALSFVLVYFCYPELSNLSLEEVEMVLTGGFNIKASEKLAKKRKRQRINNKMKDQDKPSTQINAA
- a CDS encoding uncharacterized protein (SECRETED:SignalP(1-22)) — translated: MRFGCLVQACALFIASAQTANAAVVDTDTTTTAAAAAAAVTTDTAATTTAAAAAAAAAAATTTNTVNTLPTTTTAATAVTTADTTDTANTLTNAATTPTTTTTTPAAAAAAAAAAAATTTSATTDTDAAAVAATTTAAAAAATTTPLTVDTDETTDDTATDTDTTSSESKTLVWVTITEQGGATTAIQTAYTQKFVSMYSTLNTPSSGVIGLGTIKGTVGALKQYKTVTISVSEADND